From the genome of Pelobates fuscus isolate aPelFus1 chromosome 6, aPelFus1.pri, whole genome shotgun sequence, one region includes:
- the ERCC8 gene encoding DNA excision repair protein ERCC-8, producing MLGSLWARICGLDSPVSLRRAETTRRVLSLELNKDRDVERIHENGINTLDIDPVEGRYMLSGGADGIIVVYDLENLSQSLSYTCKAICKVGKSHPNVHKFSVETVQWYPHDTGMFTSSSFDKTLKIWDTNSLHLAEVFHFEGTVYSHHMSPLATKHSLIAVGTKSPKVQLCDLKSGSCSHILQGHRGEVLAVRWSPRYDHILATASADSKVKLWDVRKATGCLITLDQHNGEKSKSSLETANTAHNGRVNGLCFTSDGLHLITVGTDDRMRLWNSASGENTLVNYGKVCNSSRKSLKFTVSEGCSPEFVFVPYDSTIVVYTIYSGRQVSVLRGHYNNVDCCVFQPQFQELYSGSKDCNVLAWVPAIREPVPDEDSVKSGSKAYLNPAFEDAWSSSEEEG from the coding sequence ATGCTTGGATCTCTATGGGCTCGAATTTGTGGCTTAGATAGCCCAGTTTCTCTTAGGCGTGCAGAAACCACTCGAAGAGTTCTGAGTTTGGAGTTAAACAAAGATAGGGATGTTGAGCGAATACATGAAAATGGCATCAACACACTTGATATTGATCCTGTGGAGGGCAGATACATGCTTTCTGGTGGAGCTGATGGCATCATCGTTGTGTATGACCTTGAAAATTTGAGTCAGTCTCTCTCTTACACTTGTAAAGCAATAtgcaaagtaggaaaaagtcACCCCAATGTGCACAAGTTCAGTGTTGAGACTGTACAGTGGTATCCTCACGACACTGGAATGTTTACATCTAGCTCATTTGATAAGACACTGAAGATATGGGACACAAATTCCTTACATCTCGCTGAAGTTTTTCATTTTGAAGGAACCGTATACAGCCACCACATGTCTCCTCTGGCTACAAAGCATAGTTTGATAGCAGTTGGCACAAAAAGCCCAAAAGTGCAACTCTGTGACTTAAAATCTGGTTCTTGTTCTCATATTTTGCAGGGTCATAGAGGAGAGGTGCTTGCAGTCCGTTGGTCTCCAAGATATGATCATATTTTAGCAACTGCAAGTGCTGATAGCAAAGTTAAATTATGGGATGTCCGCAAAGCAACTGGTTGCCTAATTACTCTTGATCAGCACAATGGAGAGAAGTCCAAGTCTTCTTTGGAAACTGCAAATACGGCCCATAATGGTAGAGTTAATGGGTTATGTTTTACCAGTGATGGTCTTCACCTCATAACTGTAGGGACTGATGATAGAATGAGGCTTTGGAACAGTGCGTCAGGTGAAAATACACTTGTAAATTATGGCAAGGTTTGTAACAGCAGCAGGAAAAGTCTCAAGTTCACAGTGTCTGAGGGTTGCAGTCCTGAGTTTGTGTTTGTACCATATGACAGTACTATAGTGGTATATACTATTTATTCTGGACGACAGGTTAGTGTATTAAGAGGACATTATAACAATGTTGACTGCTGTGTGTTTCAGCCTCAGTTTCAGGAGCTGTATAGTGGCAGCAAAGACTGCAATGTTCTTGCTTGGGTGCCAGCAATACGTGAGCCTGTTCCTGATGAGGACTCTGTAAAATCAGGGTCAAAGGCATATCTAAATCCTGCATTTGAAGATGCATGGAGTAGCAGTGAAGAGGAAGGCTAA